From the Odocoileus virginianus isolate 20LAN1187 ecotype Illinois chromosome 20, Ovbor_1.2, whole genome shotgun sequence genome, the window CGCAGGGCACGGGGACTCCGAGCCAGATGGCCTGGGGTCAAACCCTAGCTGGAAGTTACTGGCTGCATGACTTTGTGCAACTGACTCcccctctctgtgccccagtttctCCCTCTAGACAATGGGATGGTCCGATTAGCGTGTCTAGAGCAAGGTTTCTCAATTCAGGTACTGCTCGTGTTTGGGGCTGGATGATTCTGTATTGCGGGGGAGGTTTCTAGGGCTGAATGGCCCCCTACCCAGGGGATATTGGTAGCATCCAGCTTCCCCAGTTATGACAACCCAAAccatctccagacattgccaggtGCCCCCCGCCAGGGGCAGAAGTGCCCAGTTGATTACCTTTGCCCTGGCCTGGTGGCTTTCAACTGTGAGCAGACCCCAGAGTCACCTGGGTGACTTGATAAATAAAACCCATATTTCTGGGCCCCACCCCTATTCAGCCAGCCTGGACTGGGGTCCGAGAATTGacatttctagcaagttcctGGTTAGTGCTGATGTTGCTGGTCCGGGGACCACCCTGTGAGAACTGCTAGCATCAAGACTGGGatgttgggttgttttttttttggggggggctgcGCATCGCAGCTGGCTGGATCCCAGCTCCTCAACCAGGGGGTTGAACCCGGGGACCcgggcagtgaaagtgcagagtcctaaccacaggaccgccagggaattcccaagactGGGAGGTTTTGGAAGATAATCTTTCTTCTCAGCTTCACTTGGGGATTCCGTAAGATAATCATACCTGGCACGGAACATAACATGTGCTGCATCAACGTCAGctgtcatttattattatttgatttttttgtttttgttttttaccatatTTCATCGACTCTAAGGTGCCACCAAAGGAAAGAGACATCCTGATCCCAATCTGAAAAAATAACGCGTCTTAGAACCAATGAAATACAGTAGTGCAGTCCAACCCATCGGACATGGCTCCCCCATCACTAAATTGGAGGGCCTGGGGCTGCTTCCAGAGCACCGGGCTTCTCCGGTGGGCAGCCCTAGAATGGATGAGGCCAGGGCCACGAGAGGTTGTCCAGGGCCTCTGGCCATTTAATGGGGgaaggggatggaggtggggggcagggggagcaaCGCAGCCGGGAGACCAGCCCCGGGCCCTGCCCTCCAGGTTGGTCACGGCGCGTGtcggagcagcagcagcacacccaGTACCAGGCTGGCAGCGGCCCCCGCCAAGCGGCCGGACGTGGGGTCAGGGGCCCCGTTACACATGTGGCCAGTGCAGCAGTTGGTGGTGAGGCTGTAGGTGACGCCCATGTAGTTGATGGGCTCCTCGTGGCCACACGAGGTGGCATGCATGCAGCCTTTATTGATGATGGGGCCGACGCCGGGGGCCACCCCGTGGCCTGTGAAGCAGTCCTCGTCGTCGCCACAGCGCATGCTGGTGCCGGGACAGCTCGTAGAGTCGGTCAGCTCACAGAAGACACAGTCCTTGACGCCCGCTGCGCCGGGGGCCAGAACCATCACCAGAAGCAGCAGCCAGCCGAGGACCATGGTGGCCTGGCGGCAGTGACGGTGCCCCAGCCAGGCCGTGGGCTTCCCGGGCCTCCCGGAACTGCTGAACGACACGCCTCGTGCCCTTGGGACTTCTGATCTCCCAGGCCCAGCAACCGGCGTGTCCTCAGTTCCCAACGCTCAGCGTCCTTCTCCGAAGCTCCGTTGTGACCACTGCTCTTGAATCCTCGGGTCTCAGAAACTCCCCCCGGGGACGGAGATGAGCCAGCGACCGCTGCCCGACAGGAGTCTCTGTGGAGCGGAATGGGGGTGACTTCACAGATGCGCCCCCCTCCCCAGGGTTCCCACTGGCCGCTCCGGGGCTGAGGTCataggtgggggaggggtgtcaGAATCCAAGGGGGCAGGTTGGCCCGCCGACCTGCCAGGGAGCGAGGATGCTGACACCCCACGACGTAAGGATGCTTGGACCGGCGTTCGTCATCCCAGCCTCGAAGTGGTCCTCTCTGCCGGGTGCTGCTACGGTGCCCGCCGAGATGCAAGATGATGTGGACCAGTGCAAGCCTGGTTTTGCAATGGGCAAACCGAAGCTCAGGGAGGGAAAGTTCCCCTGAACCAGGAGGAGAGCCCAGGTTCATGTAATTCCAAAGagagcatttactgagcaccttcgGTGTACCAGCATGTGTGCTTGATTCTCTAAATCACAACCAGTGTGATCACAGGGATAGTGAGGGCACAGTTCACCATGGCttgcagactttaattttttttaactcttctaaagtatttatttacttactttaattgaaatataattgggggatatatatatatattttggccatgccatgcagtatgtgggatctagttccctgaccacttattgaacccaggtcctgtgcattggaagctcggagtttctttttctttttaatttcagtattaggctgcactgggtcttagttgcatgcAGTATCttttacagcatgtgggatctagttcgaacccaggtccccctgcgctgggagtgcagagtcttagccactagaccactggggaagtctcgACTCCCAGTCTTATAAtgctgggccctgggcagggggCCCGACACATATTT encodes:
- the SPACA4 gene encoding sperm acrosome membrane-associated protein 4, with the protein product MVLGWLLLLVMVLAPGAAGVKDCVFCELTDSTSCPGTSMRCGDDEDCFTGHGVAPGVGPIINKGCMHATSCGHEEPINYMGVTYSLTTNCCTGHMCNGAPDPTSGRLAGAAASLVLGVLLLLRHAP